In Candidatus Dormiibacterota bacterium, the genomic stretch GTCTGTGGATAACCGGGCGGACGCGCAGCGGGGGGCTGGGCACGTCGCCCAGCCCCCCGCGTCGGGATTCGAAGGTCGAGAACCTATTCCGGAGCAGCGCCCGCGGCGGCCTCCGCCTTCTCCTCACGCTTGCCCTTGTCGCGTGACCCCTTGGGCACGAGGCGCATCTTCACCGAATCGTCGAGGACCTCGACGAGGACGGTGTCGCCGGAGCCGTGCTTCAGGCGGAGAAGCTCCTCGCTGAGAGGATCCTCGATGACCCTCTGGATGACGCGCCGCAGTGGTCGCGCTCCGTAGATCTTGTCGAAGCCCTCGTCGACGATCCTGTCCTTGGCCTCGTCGGTGACGCTGAACGCGAGCTCCTGCGCCGCCAGGTGGACCGCCACCTTGGCGAGCATGAGGTCGACGATCTGGCGCATCTGCGGCATCGCGAGCCGCTCGAACACCACCACCGCATCGACGCGGTTGAGGAACTCCGGCCGGAACGACCGCTTGAGCTCCTCCATGATGGTGTCGCGCATCTTGCCGTGCTCGGCCGAGCTGGTCCGCTCGTCCGGGATCGCCGGCTGGAAGCCCATCGAGAGGTTGGCCTTCAGGTTGGACACGCCGAGGTTGCTGGTCATGATCACGATGGTGTTCGCGAAGTTGACCGCCTTGCCCTTGGCGTCGCTGAGCCGGCCGTCCTCGAGGATCTGCAGCAGGATGTTGAAGACCTCGGGATGCGCCTTCTCGATCTCGTCGAAGAGCACCACGCTGTAGGGACGGCGCCGCACCGCCTCGGTGAGCTGACCACCCTCGTCGTAGCCGACGTAGCCGGGAGGCGAGCCGACCAGGCGCGCGGTGCTGTGCCGCTCCATGAACTCCGACATGTCGAGCCGGATGATCGCGTCCTCGTTGTCGAAGAGGAACGCGGCCAGCGAGCGCGCCAGCTCGGTCTTGCCCACCCCGGTGGGGCCGAGGAACATGAACGAGCCGATGGGTCGCTTGTGATCCTTCAGCCCGGCGCGCGCTCGGCGCACCGCCTGGGAGATCACCTTGACCGCCTCGTCCTGCCCGACCAGCCGCTTGTGGATCTCATCCTCCATGCGCAGCAGTCGAGAGGTCTCCTCCTCGACCAGACGCGACACGGGGACGCCCGTCCACGACGAGATGATCTCGGCGATGTGCTCCTCGGTCACCTCGGGCACGGTCTGCCCCAGACGATCGCGCCACGCCATCTCCTCGGAGACGTACTTCTCCTTGAGCTTCTTCTCCCTGTCGCGGAAGGAGGCGGCGGTCTCGTAGTCCTGGCCGGCGATCGACTCCTCCTTCTGGATCTGGAGCTGCCGGATCTCCTTCTGCATCGCGCGCAGATCGTCAGGAGTGGTGGTGAGCTTCATCCGCACCCGGGCGCTGGCCTCGTCGATGAGGTCGATCGCCTTGTCGGGAAGGGAGCGGTCGCTGACGTAGCGCTCGCTGAGCTCGGCCGCGGCGACCAGCGCCTCGTCGGTGATCTTGACCCGGTGGTGCTTCTCGTAGAGGGAGCGGATCCCGGTCAGGATCTCCTTGGTCTCGGTGAGGCTGGGCTGCTCCACGAACACCGGCTGGAAGCGGCGCTCGAGCGCGGCGTCCTTCTCGATGTACTTGCGGTACTCGTTCAGCGTGGTCGCGCCGATGCACTGGATCTCGCCACGCGCCAGGGCCGGCTTGAGGATGTTCGCCGCGTCGATCGCGCCCTCGGCGGCGCCCGCACCCACCAGGGTGTGGAGCTCGTCGATGAAGAGCACGACCTCGCGCGATTGGCGGATCTCGTCGAGGATCTTCTTGAGCCGCTCCTCGAACTCGCCGCGGTACTTGGTGCCGGCGACGAGAGCGCCCATGTCGAGGGTGAGCACCCGCTTGCCCATCAGGGACTCGGGGATGTTCCCCAGGATGATGTGCTGGGCCAGGCCCTCGGCGATGGCGGTCTTGCCGACGCCGGGCTCGCCGATGAGAGCGGGATTGTTCT encodes the following:
- a CDS encoding ATP-dependent Clp protease ATP-binding subunit — protein: MYPFERFTERAKKVLTLAQEEAERSHHSYIGTEHLLLGLLREGEGLAAKVLNNLGVEINKVRSTIESVLGRNERIIIQQIIPTSRVKKVIEISFEEARRMGNNYVGTEHLLLGLLIEGEGIAAHVLEDLGATLEKVRGEIERLLHESGLEEESKEAQKKPSKTPLLDQFCRDLTELAQKNSLDPVIGREMEIERVIQILSRRTKNNPALIGEPGVGKTAIAEGLAQHIILGNIPESLMGKRVLTLDMGALVAGTKYRGEFEERLKKILDEIRQSREVVLFIDELHTLVGAGAAEGAIDAANILKPALARGEIQCIGATTLNEYRKYIEKDAALERRFQPVFVEQPSLTETKEILTGIRSLYEKHHRVKITDEALVAAAELSERYVSDRSLPDKAIDLIDEASARVRMKLTTTPDDLRAMQKEIRQLQIQKEESIAGQDYETAASFRDREKKLKEKYVSEEMAWRDRLGQTVPEVTEEHIAEIISSWTGVPVSRLVEEETSRLLRMEDEIHKRLVGQDEAVKVISQAVRRARAGLKDHKRPIGSFMFLGPTGVGKTELARSLAAFLFDNEDAIIRLDMSEFMERHSTARLVGSPPGYVGYDEGGQLTEAVRRRPYSVVLFDEIEKAHPEVFNILLQILEDGRLSDAKGKAVNFANTIVIMTSNLGVSNLKANLSMGFQPAIPDERTSSAEHGKMRDTIMEELKRSFRPEFLNRVDAVVVFERLAMPQMRQIVDLMLAKVAVHLAAQELAFSVTDEAKDRIVDEGFDKIYGARPLRRVIQRVIEDPLSEELLRLKHGSGDTVLVEVLDDSVKMRLVPKGSRDKGKREEKAEAAAGAAPE